In the genome of Vibrio sp. NTOU-M3, one region contains:
- a CDS encoding response regulator — translation MNREQLLERKLIRESAIRKEAERLLEEKSLELYQLNQKLQVALSQLEKQSKHDLRKLEFEARIDEVLIDFGRAFLNRTLDDGLISSFLHRLTDNSVITNCYLELDSELLESAVEHRFGDQTLSNKEPKESRFVWDGEILQLSIELEHEQVGYIVFDLLVGDIEKDFIANQMSLVKDLFCSAVSRQLMHSKSRRAQLRAEESEKATKEFVAMINHELRTPLNGLLGSAELLADTELTLDQSSLLGNLTNSGELLRHIINDLLDFSKMNAGMMELVNKPFGRDELTETLTSIFKPKAQEKNIGFTIQMSQQIPEYLVGDFERICQISVNLVGNAIKFTSSGAVRVNIDWRDEAMHIEVIDTGPGIENDLHEALFDPFIQADRTAKRRFEGTGLGLAICKNLALLMQGDIGFSSTVGKGSQFHVSLPLEEAEAPLQSEISGNEELASFEALSILVVDDIRMNQIIINQMLKKLEVVPQTANNGIEAIKLVEAVHYDIVFMDCRMPEMDGFEATHYLREQGYQLPIIALTAGTTLEERQRCIECGMNDILTKPYTANDLRMMLAKWSP, via the coding sequence ATGAACAGAGAGCAGCTTCTAGAGCGTAAGCTTATTCGGGAAAGTGCAATTCGAAAAGAAGCGGAACGGCTGTTAGAAGAGAAAAGTCTTGAACTTTATCAGTTGAATCAGAAGCTGCAAGTCGCGCTGAGCCAACTAGAAAAGCAATCCAAACATGATCTGCGTAAATTGGAATTTGAGGCTCGTATTGATGAGGTGTTGATCGATTTTGGCCGAGCATTTCTAAATCGAACGTTAGATGATGGATTAATTTCCAGCTTTTTGCACCGCTTAACAGACAATTCGGTCATTACGAACTGTTATCTGGAGCTTGATAGTGAATTGTTGGAATCGGCAGTGGAACACCGGTTTGGCGATCAGACTCTCAGTAATAAAGAACCTAAAGAGTCACGATTTGTTTGGGATGGTGAGATCCTTCAACTGAGCATTGAACTTGAACATGAACAAGTCGGTTATATTGTGTTCGATTTGCTGGTTGGCGATATTGAAAAAGACTTTATCGCGAATCAAATGTCGTTGGTCAAAGACTTATTTTGTAGTGCTGTGAGCCGCCAGTTAATGCACAGTAAGTCGCGCCGTGCACAATTAAGGGCGGAAGAATCTGAAAAAGCAACAAAAGAGTTTGTTGCGATGATCAATCACGAACTGAGGACACCTTTAAACGGCTTATTGGGTAGCGCAGAATTACTTGCTGATACAGAGCTGACTCTAGATCAGAGCAGTTTGCTGGGGAATCTTACCAATTCCGGTGAGCTGCTCAGGCATATCATCAACGACCTGCTTGATTTTAGCAAAATGAATGCGGGCATGATGGAATTGGTCAATAAACCGTTTGGTCGAGATGAATTGACTGAGACGCTAACCAGTATCTTTAAACCAAAAGCTCAAGAGAAAAATATTGGTTTTACGATTCAGATGTCACAACAGATACCAGAATACCTTGTTGGTGATTTTGAACGTATATGTCAAATATCGGTGAACCTTGTTGGCAACGCAATCAAGTTCACCTCATCGGGAGCGGTTCGAGTGAATATAGATTGGCGAGATGAAGCCATGCATATCGAAGTGATTGATACTGGTCCGGGTATAGAGAATGACCTACACGAAGCACTTTTCGATCCTTTCATACAAGCGGACAGAACGGCCAAACGTCGTTTTGAAGGGACAGGTCTGGGCCTTGCGATTTGTAAAAACCTCGCTTTGTTGATGCAAGGTGACATTGGTTTTTCTAGCACCGTTGGAAAGGGGAGCCAGTTTCACGTGAGTCTACCATTAGAAGAAGCTGAAGCACCGTTACAAAGTGAAATCTCGGGTAATGAAGAATTAGCAAGCTTTGAAGCGCTCTCTATTTTGGTGGTTGATGACATTCGGATGAATCAAATCATCATTAATCAAATGTTGAAGAAATTAGAGGTGGTACCACAAACAGCCAATAACGGAATAGAAGCGATAAAGCTAGTTGAAGCTGTTCACTATGACATCGTATTTATGGATTGTCGGATGCCTGAAATGGATGGGTTTGAAGCAACACACTACCTCAGAGAGCAAGGTTATCAACTGCCAATTATTGCTCTAACCGCAGGAACCACGTTAGAGGAGCGCCAGCGGTGTATAGAATGTGGTATGAATGACATTCTCACCAAACCATACACCGCCAATGACTTAAGAATGATGTTGGCTAAGTGGAGCCCTTAA
- the pabB gene encoding aminodeoxychorismate synthase component I, with product MSQIKQMNNNNSIGIEIKPLSYQADLANQFFSTIEQQPWAMLLRSASQSHIDSRYDILVAQPIAHVVTRSGVTTVTGPSDTFESSEDPFTVLHNAQQQYLPDISIDEPLPFIGGALGYFSYDLGRSVETIPTIAQQDISTPEMAVGLYDWALLVDHKERKAYVVGQNPEEKMAWLNAQKSTNQPSFKLTTTWQSNMVKAQYSDKFGHVQDYLLSGDCYQINLAQRFNAGYRGSEWEAYQRLEKGNQAPFSAFIRTEESAIISVSPERFLQLNDRVIETKPIKGTRPRSEDAAIDSANAYDLAHAEKDQAENLMIVDLLRNDIGRVAKPGTVHVPKLFDIESFPAVHHLVSTIRAELDEGYHATDLLRASFPGGSITGAPKVRAMAIIEELEPHRRNAYCGSIGYISRHGQMDTSITIRTLVAEKGQLYAWAGGGIVADSQCDSEYQETLDKLSRILPVLVTD from the coding sequence TTGTCACAAATTAAACAAATGAATAACAACAACTCAATTGGTATTGAAATCAAGCCTCTAAGTTATCAAGCCGACCTTGCCAACCAATTTTTCTCTACGATTGAACAGCAACCATGGGCCATGTTGCTGCGTTCAGCATCCCAAAGCCACATCGATAGCCGCTACGATATCTTGGTCGCTCAACCCATCGCCCATGTCGTTACTCGTAGTGGTGTTACGACTGTCACTGGTCCAAGCGATACATTCGAAAGTAGCGAAGACCCATTCACCGTCCTACATAACGCGCAACAACAGTATTTACCTGATATTTCCATAGATGAACCTTTGCCATTTATTGGCGGGGCTTTAGGGTATTTTTCCTATGACTTAGGACGGAGCGTAGAAACAATTCCGACCATCGCTCAGCAAGATATCTCGACTCCAGAGATGGCGGTAGGACTCTATGATTGGGCGTTGCTCGTTGACCACAAAGAGCGAAAAGCATACGTGGTAGGCCAAAATCCCGAAGAAAAAATGGCATGGTTAAACGCGCAAAAAAGCACGAATCAACCAAGTTTCAAGCTGACAACAACTTGGCAATCGAATATGGTGAAAGCGCAATACTCAGATAAATTCGGTCACGTTCAAGATTATTTATTGTCAGGTGATTGCTACCAAATTAACTTAGCCCAGCGTTTCAATGCCGGTTATCGAGGCAGTGAGTGGGAAGCGTATCAACGATTAGAAAAAGGAAACCAAGCACCATTTTCTGCGTTTATCAGAACAGAGGAAAGCGCCATTATCAGCGTTTCTCCTGAACGTTTTTTACAACTCAATGATCGCGTTATTGAAACGAAGCCGATCAAAGGTACTCGCCCCCGCTCTGAAGATGCGGCAATAGATAGTGCCAATGCTTACGATCTGGCGCATGCAGAAAAAGATCAGGCAGAAAACTTAATGATTGTCGATCTCCTTCGTAACGATATCGGCCGAGTAGCCAAACCGGGTACAGTTCATGTACCAAAACTATTTGATATTGAAAGTTTCCCAGCCGTGCACCATCTAGTCAGTACTATTCGCGCAGAGTTAGATGAAGGCTACCATGCAACGGATCTACTCAGAGCCAGCTTTCCGGGCGGGTCCATCACTGGTGCTCCGAAAGTTCGGGCAATGGCTATCATTGAAGAATTAGAGCCTCATCGACGGAATGCTTATTGTGGCAGTATTGGCTACATATCACGTCACGGTCAGATGGATACCAGTATTACGATACGAACACTCGTTGCAGAAAAAGGGCAACTCTACGCTTGGGCCGGTGGTGGCATTGTGGCCGATAGTCAGTGTGATTCTGAATACCAAGAAACATTAGATAAGTTGAGTCGAATTTTACCTGTTCTTGTAACAGATTAA
- a CDS encoding fumarate hydratase, with the protein MTVIRAQDVISSVADALQYISYYHPMDFIQALEKAYNREESQAAKDAIAQILINSRMSAEGHRPICQDTGIVTCFVNIGMGVKWDSTELTVQQMVDEGVRQAYTNPDNPLRASVLMDPAGKRINTKDNTPAVVHINMVPGDNVEIQIAAKGGGSENKTKMVMLNPSDDIAEWVEKTLPTMGAGWCPPGMLGIGIGGTAEKAAVLAKESLMEHIDIQELIDRGPQNAEEELRLDIFNRVNKLGIGAQGLGGLTTVVDVKIKTAPTHAASKPVCLIPNCAATRHVHFTLDGTGPADLQPPKLEEWPEITWEAGENTRRVNLDTVTKEDVEQWKTGETVLLSGKILTGRDAAHKRIQGMLQSGEGLPEGVDLKGKFIYYVGPVDAVGDEVVGPAGPTTSTRMDKFTDMMLEETGIMGMIGKAERGPATVESIKKHKAVYLMAVGGAAYLVAKAIKKARVVAFEDLGMEAIYEFEVEDMPVTVAVDSQGANAHQIGPDTWKVKIAEMDS; encoded by the coding sequence ATGACGGTAATTCGCGCGCAAGATGTCATCAGTAGTGTTGCTGATGCGCTTCAGTACATCTCTTATTATCACCCAATGGATTTTATCCAAGCCCTAGAAAAAGCCTATAACCGTGAGGAAAGCCAGGCAGCAAAGGATGCCATTGCGCAGATCTTGATTAACTCACGAATGTCCGCAGAAGGACACCGACCGATATGTCAGGATACCGGTATTGTCACATGCTTCGTCAATATAGGAATGGGAGTGAAGTGGGATTCCACCGAACTTACTGTTCAACAAATGGTTGATGAAGGTGTTCGTCAAGCCTACACCAATCCAGATAACCCGCTACGTGCCTCAGTACTCATGGATCCAGCGGGTAAACGCATCAACACCAAAGACAACACGCCAGCCGTTGTGCACATCAACATGGTGCCGGGTGATAACGTAGAAATTCAAATTGCAGCGAAAGGTGGCGGCAGCGAAAACAAAACCAAGATGGTGATGTTAAACCCATCTGATGATATTGCAGAGTGGGTAGAAAAAACACTGCCAACGATGGGAGCTGGTTGGTGTCCACCAGGCATGTTGGGTATTGGTATTGGTGGTACAGCAGAAAAGGCTGCGGTACTGGCAAAAGAATCGTTGATGGAACACATTGATATTCAAGAGCTGATAGACCGTGGCCCACAAAATGCGGAAGAAGAACTTCGACTTGATATCTTCAATCGTGTGAACAAACTTGGTATTGGCGCACAAGGTTTAGGTGGTTTAACAACAGTTGTTGACGTGAAGATCAAAACTGCGCCGACCCATGCTGCTTCGAAACCAGTGTGCTTAATTCCAAATTGTGCGGCCACACGTCACGTTCACTTCACATTAGATGGCACTGGTCCAGCAGACCTTCAACCACCTAAATTAGAAGAGTGGCCAGAGATCACATGGGAAGCGGGAGAAAATACACGTCGTGTTAATCTTGATACGGTAACGAAAGAAGACGTGGAACAATGGAAAACTGGTGAAACGGTGCTTCTTTCTGGCAAAATCCTGACAGGTCGTGATGCTGCGCATAAACGTATTCAAGGTATGCTACAAAGTGGTGAAGGCTTACCAGAAGGTGTAGACCTAAAAGGTAAGTTTATTTATTACGTTGGACCCGTTGATGCAGTGGGTGATGAAGTGGTGGGCCCGGCAGGCCCGACAACATCTACGCGCATGGATAAATTTACCGATATGATGCTTGAAGAAACTGGCATTATGGGCATGATTGGTAAAGCGGAGCGTGGCCCAGCAACGGTTGAGTCAATTAAAAAGCATAAAGCGGTTTACTTAATGGCGGTTGGTGGTGCTGCATACTTAGTGGCTAAAGCGATTAAGAAAGCACGCGTTGTCGCTTTTGAAGACTTGGGTATGGAAGCGATTTATGAATTTGAAGTCGAAGACATGCCAGTTACGGTCGCTGTTGACTCTCAAGGTGCGAATGCCCATCAAATTGGTCCAGATACATGGAAAGTTAAGATTGCAGAAATGGATTCGTAG
- a CDS encoding YcjX family protein, translating to MKRIKQEVSDFISRGMDSHVRIAVTGLSRAGKTAFITSLVNQLLHTSTHENLPLLAAARDKRLVGAKRVPQSNMMVPRFAYDEAMHQLHMTPPMWPEPTRDVSEIRLAIKYRPKKTTKKLLSSTATLNLDIIDYPGEWLLDLPLLNMDFHQWSQTQFDALKGLRGELSKEWVELLAQLDLNAELNEKQLEQVAQIYTDYLHQCKAEGLHWVQPGRFVLPGELEGAPVLQFFPCQFDQEQKIERNSNLAMLKKRYEEYQQKVVKAFYKHHFATFDRQIVLVDCLQPLNAGHESFNDMKMALEQLMHSFRYGKSNILKRLFSPRIDKILFAATKADHVTPEQHSNLASLLQQMVHPAWQTAAYENIEMSCMSMASVKATESGFITRDSVSIPALQGVALTGEPLTVFPGEVPKQLPNQSYWQSNGFEFTAFRPMPQSDQAPLAHIRMDKALQYLIGDKLR from the coding sequence ATGAAAAGAATTAAACAAGAAGTCAGTGATTTTATCAGTCGCGGTATGGATTCTCATGTGCGTATTGCGGTAACGGGCTTATCTCGTGCAGGTAAGACGGCATTCATTACGTCGTTAGTCAACCAACTATTACATACATCGACGCATGAAAACTTACCGTTATTGGCTGCAGCTCGCGATAAACGGTTAGTTGGCGCAAAGCGTGTACCTCAGAGTAATATGATGGTCCCGCGTTTTGCCTATGATGAGGCAATGCACCAATTACATATGACGCCTCCTATGTGGCCTGAGCCCACACGAGACGTAAGTGAAATTCGCTTAGCTATCAAGTATCGACCTAAAAAGACGACGAAAAAGTTACTCAGTAGCACAGCCACCCTGAACCTCGATATTATTGATTATCCGGGAGAGTGGTTACTGGATCTTCCATTACTTAACATGGATTTTCACCAGTGGTCTCAAACGCAGTTTGATGCCCTTAAAGGGTTACGTGGAGAGTTATCTAAAGAGTGGGTTGAGCTGCTTGCGCAATTAGATCTCAATGCCGAATTGAATGAGAAGCAACTTGAGCAGGTCGCGCAGATTTACACCGATTACCTTCATCAGTGTAAAGCTGAGGGTTTGCATTGGGTTCAGCCGGGGCGCTTTGTTCTTCCCGGGGAACTAGAAGGGGCACCTGTCCTTCAGTTTTTCCCGTGCCAGTTCGATCAAGAGCAGAAAATCGAACGTAACTCAAATTTGGCCATGTTGAAAAAGCGGTATGAGGAATACCAACAGAAAGTGGTAAAAGCGTTTTATAAACACCACTTTGCAACGTTTGACCGCCAAATTGTACTGGTTGACTGCTTGCAGCCTTTAAATGCGGGGCACGAATCATTCAATGATATGAAGATGGCACTTGAACAGTTGATGCACAGCTTCCGATACGGCAAAAGCAACATCCTAAAGCGGCTGTTTTCTCCGAGAATCGATAAGATTCTTTTTGCTGCCACTAAAGCAGACCACGTCACGCCGGAGCAGCATTCAAACCTTGCTTCACTGTTACAGCAGATGGTGCATCCTGCATGGCAGACTGCTGCGTATGAAAACATCGAAATGAGCTGTATGAGCATGGCTTCTGTGAAGGCCACTGAATCCGGTTTTATCACACGTGACAGTGTCTCTATTCCAGCACTTCAAGGGGTAGCGTTAACTGGCGAGCCACTAACCGTATTTCCAGGAGAAGTGCCTAAGCAACTACCGAATCAATCTTATTGGCAGAGTAATGGGTTTGAATTTACGGCGTTTCGGCCGATGCCACAAAGTGATCAGGCACCTTTGGCTCACATCCGTATGGATAAAGCATTGCAATACTTGATTGGAGATAAATTGAGATGA
- a CDS encoding YcjF family protein — translation MSELKQKQIFNQDLKGKDPQPELTAQQQFSEQETFVPTQTEVETEHDSERQLERIIRPKRGRKWLASGLLILFAGLVGLQAVDTVVTAFQTNDWLTIGWAGFMAAIASLGIGALGRELWKLRTLRNHFSVQEQSEALIDADGVGKGKAFCQEVAKQSGILPESPAYDRWLNSIDPAHSDAEVLDMYDAMVIAEQDKQATAIVTRHATESAALVAISPLAIADMLLVAWRNFKMIDNLAKVYGIELGYWSRLQLFKSTLINMAAAGASDLAVDVGMDLMSMDLAGKVSVRAGQGIGIGILTARLGIKAISLLRPIPWQKERSVKLGAVRKEIVAKIAAIAMK, via the coding sequence ATGAGTGAATTAAAACAAAAGCAGATCTTCAATCAAGATTTGAAAGGAAAAGATCCTCAACCAGAACTGACGGCTCAACAGCAGTTTTCTGAGCAAGAAACCTTTGTCCCTACTCAGACTGAAGTTGAAACAGAACACGACTCTGAACGCCAATTAGAACGCATTATTCGTCCTAAACGTGGCCGAAAATGGTTGGCAAGTGGCTTGCTCATATTGTTTGCTGGTTTAGTTGGCTTGCAAGCAGTCGACACAGTGGTTACTGCTTTTCAAACCAATGATTGGCTAACTATCGGTTGGGCAGGCTTTATGGCGGCCATTGCAAGCCTTGGTATTGGCGCACTTGGCCGTGAATTATGGAAACTTCGTACATTACGCAATCACTTTAGTGTGCAAGAGCAAAGTGAAGCGCTGATTGACGCAGATGGCGTTGGCAAGGGCAAAGCATTTTGCCAAGAAGTTGCCAAGCAGAGTGGTATATTGCCGGAATCACCAGCGTATGATCGCTGGTTGAACAGTATTGATCCAGCCCATAGTGATGCTGAAGTATTGGATATGTACGATGCGATGGTGATTGCAGAGCAAGATAAGCAAGCAACCGCGATTGTTACGCGTCATGCGACGGAGTCGGCGGCGCTGGTCGCAATTAGCCCACTTGCTATTGCAGACATGCTGCTTGTGGCTTGGCGCAATTTTAAGATGATCGATAACCTTGCCAAAGTATACGGTATCGAGTTGGGTTACTGGTCGCGCTTGCAACTCTTTAAAAGTACGCTGATTAACATGGCAGCGGCAGGTGCAAGTGATTTGGCAGTTGATGTCGGCATGGACTTAATGTCGATGGATCTAGCTGGCAAAGTATCAGTGAGAGCAGGGCAGGGAATAGGGATAGGAATTCTAACCGCACGCCTAGGCATCAAAGCGATATCACTGCTGCGTCCAATTCCTTGGCAGAAAGAAAGGTCTGTTAAGTTAGGCGCGGTACGCAAAGAAATTGTTGCTAAAATCGCCGCTATCGCTATGAAATAG
- the tyrR gene encoding transcriptional regulator TyrR — protein sequence MRLEVFCEDRLGLTRELLDILASKNIDLRGIEIDISGIIYLNCPDIDFDTFSELMAEIRRISGVNDVRKIQFMPIERHNTELISLLNNLPEPVLAIDLKGHVDMANHAALNLFNHDEGEMIGMPVASLLPTFNFSKWSEGKSTRQRDTIVINGLDYVMEMTPVYITDESNESVLASTVMIIRSAQEKPVFNDSLPLQNNLGFEHFVGVSNRHKALITQAKKLAMLEQPLLIQGETGTGKEMLARACHNRSHRASEPFLVLSCASMPDDVAETELFGHAPGSFNHQQGHKGIFEQANGGTVFLDEIGEMSPHLQIKLLRLLQDGTFRRVGEEHEMHVDVRVIASTRHNLAVLAESGTFREDLFYRLNVLTLAIPALRDRTNDIGPLLDLFILKYIKQLDIAKPKVDEHLADQLANYQWPGNMRQLENMVLRALTELDCDTLTIDLFHLPQMDSSSSSIPTLNIDGSLDEIMKDYESQVLERLYQSFPSSRKLAKRLNVSHTSIANKLREYGIRKN from the coding sequence GTGCGTCTAGAAGTTTTCTGTGAAGACAGACTCGGGCTGACTCGCGAGCTGCTTGATATTCTTGCTTCAAAAAATATTGATCTTAGAGGTATCGAAATCGATATTTCAGGGATTATTTACCTGAACTGTCCTGATATCGACTTTGATACGTTCAGTGAACTCATGGCTGAAATTCGTCGAATCTCAGGTGTTAATGACGTTCGTAAAATACAGTTTATGCCAATTGAGCGTCACAATACTGAACTGATCTCTTTGCTAAACAACCTGCCTGAGCCTGTTCTTGCGATAGATCTCAAAGGTCATGTTGATATGGCGAATCACGCCGCGCTGAACTTATTCAATCACGATGAAGGTGAGATGATTGGTATGCCAGTTGCGAGCTTGCTACCCACATTCAACTTTTCTAAATGGTCAGAAGGTAAGAGTACTCGTCAGCGAGATACTATTGTAATCAATGGCTTGGACTATGTAATGGAGATGACGCCTGTCTACATTACGGACGAATCCAATGAATCCGTATTAGCAAGTACGGTGATGATCATTCGTTCCGCTCAGGAAAAACCGGTATTCAATGATTCGCTTCCGCTACAAAATAACCTTGGTTTTGAGCATTTTGTCGGTGTTTCAAATCGTCATAAAGCGCTGATCACTCAGGCGAAAAAACTGGCGATGCTTGAACAACCTTTGTTAATTCAAGGTGAAACAGGCACTGGTAAAGAGATGCTTGCGCGTGCTTGCCACAATCGTTCACACCGAGCATCAGAACCTTTTCTTGTTTTAAGTTGTGCGTCGATGCCAGATGACGTAGCGGAAACAGAATTGTTTGGTCATGCTCCTGGCTCGTTTAATCACCAACAGGGTCACAAAGGGATATTTGAGCAAGCAAATGGCGGCACTGTTTTTCTTGATGAAATTGGCGAGATGAGTCCGCATCTACAAATTAAGCTATTACGCTTGTTGCAAGACGGCACCTTCCGTCGTGTGGGTGAAGAGCACGAAATGCATGTCGATGTGCGAGTGATAGCTTCAACGCGCCATAATTTAGCCGTATTGGCCGAATCTGGTACTTTCCGTGAAGACTTATTCTATCGCTTAAATGTGCTTACTTTAGCCATTCCAGCGCTGCGAGACAGAACGAATGATATTGGTCCATTGCTGGATTTGTTTATCTTGAAATACATCAAGCAACTGGATATTGCCAAACCAAAAGTGGATGAACATTTGGCAGATCAACTCGCTAACTATCAATGGCCGGGTAACATGCGCCAGTTAGAAAACATGGTGCTTAGAGCGTTAACTGAACTTGATTGTGACACGCTAACGATCGACTTGTTCCATTTGCCTCAAATGGACAGTAGTTCATCTAGCATACCAACGCTAAACATTGATGGCTCTCTTGATGAGATCATGAAGGATTATGAATCGCAAGTATTAGAGCGCCTATACCAGTCTTTCCCTTCGAGTCGAAAGCTGGCGAAACGTCTCAACGTTTCTCATACCTCAATCGCTAACAAACTTCGTGAGTACGGAATCAGAAAAAACTAA
- the rimJ gene encoding ribosomal protein S5-alanine N-acetyltransferase gives MERVSTPCQVYEAEGNVVLRTAEPTDAAMIVEYFNQNREHLKEWEPKREEAFFTLEGWTRKLIKLNELHRIGLGFYLLILDKESGAMQGTISFSSLSRFPLHACNVGYSLAKTAQGKGVMTTALRLAVNYMFSIQNMHRIMASYMPRNKRSEAVLSRAGFMQEGFAKDYLLINGKWEDHNLTAIINPDWKEEG, from the coding sequence ATGGAACGAGTAAGTACACCTTGTCAGGTTTATGAAGCGGAAGGCAATGTGGTGCTGCGTACGGCCGAGCCGACGGATGCAGCGATGATTGTGGAATATTTTAATCAAAACCGTGAACACTTAAAGGAGTGGGAACCCAAACGTGAAGAGGCATTTTTTACGTTGGAAGGTTGGACACGAAAGCTGATCAAATTGAATGAACTTCATCGAATCGGTTTAGGTTTTTACTTACTTATCCTCGATAAAGAAAGCGGCGCAATGCAGGGCACCATTTCTTTTAGTAGTTTATCGCGCTTTCCACTCCATGCTTGTAATGTTGGCTATTCACTGGCCAAAACAGCGCAAGGGAAAGGGGTGATGACTACCGCTCTTCGACTTGCCGTGAATTACATGTTTTCGATACAGAACATGCACCGTATCATGGCAAGCTATATGCCCCGAAATAAACGAAGTGAAGCCGTCTTGAGTCGCGCTGGTTTTATGCAAGAAGGATTTGCGAAAGATTACTTGCTGATAAACGGCAAATGGGAAGACCACAACTTGACGGCCATCATTAACCCTGACTGGAAAGAGGAGGGTTAA
- a CDS encoding HD domain-containing protein, protein MTRLEQQLALVIELDQLKSVLRRTRVKSADERLENSAEHSWHVALMALLMEEHANEPVDIARVVKMLLLHDIVEIDAGDTFVYDAQASLEQEAKELAAAERLFGMLPPDQAAELKSIWCEFEQAKSADARFAKALDRIIPMLLNYHNHGRSWRENNVTAEQALTINRRIDDGSHALWQKAQQLINEASDKGWLK, encoded by the coding sequence GTGACGAGATTAGAACAACAACTTGCATTGGTGATTGAACTTGATCAGTTGAAGTCTGTTTTACGTCGTACACGCGTGAAAAGTGCTGATGAAAGACTTGAAAATAGCGCTGAGCATAGCTGGCATGTCGCGCTAATGGCGCTATTGATGGAAGAACATGCCAACGAGCCGGTTGATATTGCGCGCGTGGTTAAGATGTTGCTTCTGCACGATATTGTCGAAATCGATGCTGGAGACACCTTTGTTTATGATGCGCAGGCATCCTTAGAACAGGAAGCGAAAGAGCTTGCGGCAGCAGAACGTTTATTTGGTATGCTTCCACCGGATCAAGCGGCGGAATTAAAATCAATTTGGTGTGAGTTTGAGCAGGCTAAAAGTGCAGATGCTCGTTTCGCAAAGGCTCTCGATCGCATTATTCCAATGCTACTAAATTATCATAATCATGGGCGTAGTTGGCGTGAAAACAATGTGACCGCAGAACAAGCCCTGACCATAAATCGGAGGATTGATGATGGTTCTCACGCGTTATGGCAAAAAGCACAACAGTTAATCAATGAAGCGAGCGATAAAGGCTGGCTGAAGTAA
- a CDS encoding DUF2947 domain-containing protein → MSYLPLDEYQRKWIFTHQSMPVPDADLSSIKPMSQARAAQLWKENISAQSPDAERMSSSDWPMKASNWSETVDWMDAWESDDDTLPESISAHIDWQDDVTVYFCYEKYNVIETKWSVFKKHWKNFLFYDDGPILIGRRRTQALWFDSNGQVKLGNRE, encoded by the coding sequence ATGTCTTATTTACCTTTGGATGAATACCAAAGAAAATGGATTTTTACCCACCAATCAATGCCTGTGCCTGATGCTGACTTATCGTCGATCAAACCTATGTCTCAGGCAAGAGCTGCACAGTTATGGAAGGAAAATATCAGTGCGCAAAGTCCAGATGCGGAGCGCATGAGTTCAAGTGACTGGCCGATGAAGGCAAGTAATTGGTCAGAAACTGTGGATTGGATGGATGCTTGGGAATCAGACGATGACACTCTTCCTGAAAGTATTTCTGCTCATATTGATTGGCAAGATGATGTCACCGTTTATTTTTGCTACGAAAAGTACAATGTCATCGAAACTAAGTGGTCAGTATTTAAAAAGCATTGGAAAAACTTCTTATTCTATGATGATGGCCCTATTTTGATTGGTCGAAGACGAACGCAGGCTTTGTGGTTTGATTCAAATGGGCAAGTAAAACTAGGAAACCGTGAATAG
- the ribA gene encoding GTP cyclohydrolase II yields MAEVRARVDFKVGAQSNIDAELLSFNDLKTEKEHVAVIFKQADKAESIPLVRMHSECLTGDVFHSSRCDCGEQLEETINRMGQCGGIILYLRQEGRGIGLYNKIDAYHLQSQGLNTYEANNHLGFGDDLRDFSEAAQMLQALGVNRIRLVTNNPKKVKELQENGIVIEEIVNTSAHLKEGNESYLQAKVSHGKHNLKL; encoded by the coding sequence ATGGCGGAAGTAAGAGCCAGGGTTGATTTTAAAGTCGGTGCCCAAAGTAATATTGATGCAGAATTACTGTCATTTAATGATCTAAAGACAGAAAAAGAACACGTCGCAGTTATCTTTAAGCAAGCAGACAAAGCGGAAAGCATTCCCCTGGTGCGAATGCATTCAGAGTGTTTAACCGGCGATGTTTTTCATTCCTCTCGCTGTGATTGTGGTGAGCAACTTGAAGAAACCATCAATCGTATGGGGCAGTGCGGTGGAATCATTCTTTATCTTCGCCAAGAAGGGCGAGGTATTGGACTTTACAATAAAATCGATGCTTATCATTTGCAAAGCCAAGGTTTAAATACTTACGAAGCAAATAATCATTTAGGTTTTGGTGATGACTTACGCGACTTTTCTGAAGCTGCGCAGATGCTACAAGCGTTGGGTGTCAATCGTATTCGTTTGGTGACAAATAACCCTAAAAAGGTGAAAGAGCTTCAAGAGAATGGCATCGTCATAGAAGAGATTGTAAATACCTCAGCACATTTGAAAGAAGGAAACGAAAGTTACCTGCAAGCAAAAGTCTCTCATGGGAAACATAATCTGAAACTTTAA